From Bacillus pumilus, one genomic window encodes:
- the nirB gene encoding nitrite reductase large subunit NirB, whose product MVKEKLVLVGNGMAGIRSLENILKADSERFDMTVFGSEPHPNYNRILLSKVLQGDTKVEDITLNDWNWYQEHDIQLFTNETIVKIDTDNQTVTSDQGRTVHYDRLILATGSLPFILPIPGSDKKGVTAFRTLQDTEEMVNASSRYKKAAVIGGGLLGLEAARGLLNLGMEVNVIHLSSHLMERQLDPIAGQLLQKALEEQGMNFLLGKQTNEILGDTRVEGLSFSDGTTLETDLVVMAVGIKPSKMLAEISGLEVNRGIIVNDFMETSVPGIYAVGECVEHRGQTYGLVAPLYDQANVLAGHVCDMNPVPYEGSVLSTQLKVSGVDVFSAGDFIENDEKKAIKIFDEQKGIYQKLVFQQNRLVGAVMFGETSDGPRLFSYIREGVDMSDMEKVSVLTSNDPEQESTIESMANDHIVCGCNGVSKGQIVEAIQKEGLTTIQEVKQCTSASRSCGGCKPVVEEILWHTLGDDANRTAQKETICACTTLSRDEVIHEIKEKGLQHVKEVMNVLDWETEEGCSKCRPALNYYLGMLQPLEYKDEKSSRFVNERMHANIQKDGTYSVVPRMYGGVTNANDLRKIADVVDKYEIPLVKMTGGQRIDLLGVKKEDLPKVWADLDMPSGYAYGKSLRTVKTCVGEQFCRFGTQDSMALGIALEKKFEGLATPHKVKMAVSACPRNCAESGIKDLGIVGIDGGFELYAGGNGGTHLRAGDLLMKVSTAEEVEQVAAAYLQYYRETANYLERTSAWVERLGLDHIQSVLLDDEKREALIQRMDIALSTYEEPWQELRESQKDTKQLFQKATASV is encoded by the coding sequence ATCGTGAAAGAAAAACTCGTATTAGTGGGGAACGGTATGGCTGGCATTCGAAGCCTCGAAAACATTTTAAAAGCAGACAGCGAACGATTCGACATGACGGTATTTGGAAGTGAACCGCATCCTAACTATAACCGGATTCTTTTATCGAAGGTGCTTCAAGGAGATACGAAGGTTGAAGATATTACACTAAACGATTGGAATTGGTATCAGGAGCATGATATTCAGTTGTTTACAAATGAGACCATTGTGAAGATCGATACAGATAATCAAACAGTCACCAGTGATCAAGGACGGACCGTGCATTATGACCGATTGATTTTAGCAACAGGGTCACTTCCGTTTATCCTGCCGATTCCAGGGAGTGATAAAAAAGGCGTGACGGCCTTTCGTACATTGCAAGACACAGAGGAAATGGTCAATGCCTCTAGCAGGTACAAAAAAGCAGCAGTCATTGGAGGCGGCCTTCTTGGACTGGAAGCAGCACGCGGCCTACTCAACTTAGGCATGGAAGTGAATGTCATTCACCTCAGCTCTCATTTAATGGAACGCCAGCTAGACCCTATTGCAGGTCAGCTTCTACAAAAAGCATTAGAAGAACAGGGCATGAACTTCCTGTTAGGAAAACAGACAAATGAGATTTTAGGAGATACAAGAGTTGAAGGGTTATCATTTTCAGATGGCACGACACTTGAGACAGACCTAGTCGTCATGGCTGTAGGAATTAAACCAAGTAAAATGCTTGCAGAGATAAGCGGCCTTGAAGTGAACCGAGGTATTATTGTCAATGATTTCATGGAAACGAGTGTCCCAGGCATTTATGCCGTCGGAGAATGTGTAGAACACAGAGGACAAACGTACGGGCTTGTCGCTCCTTTATACGATCAAGCGAATGTGCTTGCTGGGCATGTATGTGACATGAATCCTGTGCCATATGAAGGCTCTGTTCTGTCAACGCAACTGAAAGTATCGGGGGTTGACGTGTTTTCAGCTGGTGACTTTATAGAAAACGATGAGAAAAAAGCGATCAAAATCTTTGACGAACAAAAAGGCATCTATCAAAAACTAGTCTTCCAGCAAAACCGATTAGTAGGTGCCGTCATGTTTGGAGAAACAAGCGATGGACCTCGTCTATTCTCGTATATTAGAGAAGGGGTAGATATGTCGGATATGGAGAAGGTATCTGTCTTAACCTCGAATGATCCGGAGCAAGAAAGCACGATTGAAAGCATGGCAAATGACCATATCGTTTGCGGCTGTAATGGTGTCTCAAAGGGTCAGATTGTGGAAGCCATTCAAAAAGAAGGCTTAACAACGATTCAGGAAGTGAAGCAATGTACAAGTGCCTCACGATCATGTGGAGGCTGCAAGCCCGTTGTCGAAGAGATTCTTTGGCACACGTTGGGCGATGATGCGAACCGAACAGCCCAAAAAGAAACCATCTGCGCCTGCACCACTCTTTCACGAGATGAAGTCATTCATGAAATCAAAGAGAAGGGCCTGCAGCATGTCAAAGAAGTGATGAACGTACTTGACTGGGAGACAGAGGAAGGCTGTTCAAAATGCCGACCTGCCCTGAATTATTATTTAGGCATGCTTCAACCTCTTGAGTACAAAGATGAAAAGAGCTCACGATTTGTGAATGAACGCATGCATGCCAATATTCAAAAAGATGGCACATATTCGGTTGTTCCGCGGATGTACGGCGGCGTGACAAATGCAAATGACCTGAGAAAAATAGCTGATGTCGTCGACAAATATGAAATACCGCTTGTGAAAATGACTGGCGGCCAGCGTATCGACCTTCTAGGTGTCAAAAAAGAAGATTTACCTAAAGTATGGGCAGACCTGGATATGCCATCTGGTTATGCATACGGAAAATCTTTAAGAACGGTCAAAACTTGTGTTGGAGAACAATTTTGCCGGTTCGGCACACAGGACTCGATGGCTCTTGGCATTGCACTTGAAAAGAAATTCGAAGGTCTTGCGACACCGCATAAAGTCAAAATGGCTGTCTCTGCTTGCCCTAGAAACTGTGCAGAATCTGGCATTAAAGACCTTGGAATTGTGGGAATTGATGGAGGGTTTGAATTGTACGCCGGCGGAAATGGCGGCACACACTTGCGGGCTGGAGATTTATTGATGAAGGTCAGTACAGCAGAAGAAGTAGAGCAAGTGGCAGCTGCGTACCTTCAATATTACAGAGAAACGGCAAATTATCTAGAAAGAACCTCTGCTTGGGTTGAACGACTTGGATTAGATCATATTCAATCAGTACTCCTAGATGATGAGAAACGAGAAGCCTTAATCCAAAGAATGGACATCGCACTGTCAACGTATGAGGAGCCTTGGCAGGAGCTGCGCGAGAGTCAAAAAGACACGAAACAATTATTTCAAAAAGCGACGGCTTCTGTATAA
- the nasC gene encoding assimilatory nitrate reductase catalytic subunit NasC, with amino-acid sequence MSQSFLRYAQQISEQEERKRVYQSQCPFCSMQCKMQLVEQHVEGRTRYQTIGVHNPTTHGRLCMKGQHAHQHALHKERLNHPLIKRNGQFVKASWQEALNEIKTNMESLQMAHGHDAISVYGSASITNEEAYLLGKFARVALKTKYIDYNGRLCMSSAATAANQTFGLDRGLTFPLSDIKHTRVLILVGTNIAECQPTFMPYVEEAKKNGAFLIVIDPRKTQTAQLADVHVSLKPGSDAALANGILHIMLHEHLIDESFIRLRTSGFQELKEHVSRMSLSNIAEQTGVTIEVLQKIARKFAQEKTGMIFTARGIEQQIDGTASVRNFLNILLVTGKIGRVGCGYGAITGQGNGQGAREHGQKADQLPGYRDITNSAHRKEIADIWNIDEKELPGKGVSAFEMFEKMQEGEIKALFLMCSNPVQSGPHARFIQQAIKKLSFFVAVDLFMSETAALADVILPTSSYLEDEGTVTNVEGRVTLREATYPLKHQRKHDWQIICDIAAVLGKSGYFSFSSAEEIFEELRAATKGAKADYSGMTYERLRKEQGILWPCTHLEDPGTERLFEHAFSHSDSLAKFAVVTHGKNVAKEPVSQEYPLYLTTGRVMAHYQTGVQTRKSTSLVARQFESYAELHPDTAKTYGLQHGELVTIQSKRGSVIMRCRISDTIRKDTVFVPFHWSKHQSINQLISEQLDPHSKMPGFKYCPVQLSAYVN; translated from the coding sequence ATGCAGCTAGTAGAGCAGCATGTGGAAGGACGAACCAGATATCAAACGATTGGCGTACACAATCCAACTACGCACGGGAGACTTTGTATGAAAGGGCAGCATGCACACCAGCACGCACTGCACAAAGAACGTTTGAATCACCCGCTCATCAAAAGAAACGGGCAATTTGTAAAAGCGTCATGGCAGGAGGCACTTAATGAAATCAAAACAAACATGGAATCCCTTCAGATGGCACACGGGCATGATGCCATCAGTGTGTACGGAAGCGCATCTATTACAAATGAGGAGGCGTACTTACTGGGAAAGTTTGCGAGAGTGGCGCTGAAAACGAAATACATCGATTACAACGGGAGACTTTGTATGTCGTCAGCAGCAACTGCGGCGAATCAAACATTCGGACTTGACCGGGGTCTTACGTTTCCTCTCAGTGACATCAAGCATACACGGGTATTGATATTGGTTGGAACGAATATAGCAGAATGTCAGCCAACCTTCATGCCGTACGTCGAAGAGGCGAAAAAAAACGGTGCATTTCTCATCGTCATCGATCCGCGCAAAACACAGACAGCCCAATTAGCCGATGTACATGTCAGCCTGAAACCAGGATCAGATGCTGCACTGGCAAACGGCATCTTGCACATTATGCTTCATGAACATTTAATAGATGAATCATTTATTCGTCTTCGAACGTCAGGGTTCCAAGAATTAAAGGAGCACGTCTCGCGCATGTCCCTCTCAAACATTGCTGAGCAAACCGGTGTGACGATTGAAGTTCTGCAGAAAATAGCAAGGAAATTCGCACAAGAAAAGACAGGCATGATTTTCACAGCAAGAGGCATTGAGCAGCAAATAGACGGGACAGCATCTGTACGAAATTTCCTGAATATTCTGCTTGTTACTGGGAAGATCGGCCGCGTTGGGTGCGGCTATGGCGCAATAACCGGGCAAGGAAATGGCCAGGGGGCAAGAGAGCATGGACAAAAAGCAGATCAGCTTCCAGGGTATCGAGATATCACAAATTCTGCTCACAGAAAAGAAATAGCTGACATATGGAACATTGATGAAAAAGAACTCCCTGGAAAAGGCGTGTCTGCTTTTGAGATGTTTGAAAAAATGCAGGAAGGAGAAATAAAAGCGCTCTTTTTAATGTGCTCAAACCCCGTTCAGTCAGGCCCGCACGCGCGCTTTATTCAACAAGCCATCAAGAAATTGTCCTTTTTTGTAGCTGTTGATTTATTTATGTCTGAGACAGCTGCGCTGGCAGATGTAATTTTACCTACTTCGTCATATTTAGAGGATGAAGGTACGGTGACAAATGTAGAGGGGCGCGTTACGCTTAGAGAAGCAACCTATCCACTTAAGCATCAAAGAAAACACGATTGGCAAATCATTTGTGATATAGCAGCTGTATTAGGCAAAAGCGGCTATTTCTCCTTTTCATCCGCAGAAGAGATTTTTGAAGAATTAAGAGCCGCAACGAAAGGCGCAAAAGCGGATTACTCAGGCATGACCTATGAAAGACTGAGGAAGGAGCAAGGCATATTATGGCCTTGTACGCATCTAGAAGACCCAGGAACCGAAAGATTATTTGAACATGCATTCTCACATTCTGACAGTTTAGCAAAGTTTGCCGTCGTCACACACGGAAAAAATGTGGCAAAGGAACCAGTCAGTCAAGAATATCCTCTTTATTTAACGACGGGCAGAGTGATGGCTCACTACCAAACGGGCGTTCAAACAAGAAAAAGTACCTCTCTTGTTGCCCGGCAGTTTGAATCTTATGCAGAGCTTCATCCTGACACAGCAAAAACGTATGGACTTCAGCACGGGGAGCTTGTGACCATCCAGTCAAAAAGAGGAAGTGTCATCATGAGATGCCGCATATCAGACACCATTCGAAAAGATACCGTGTTTGTTCCATTTCACTGGAGTAAACATCAATCCATTAATCAATTAATTAGTGAACAACTAGATCCGCACAGTAAAATGCCAGGCTTTAAATATTGTCCTGTACAGCTGTCAGCCTATGTGAATTAA